CCCGGTCTTCGCCTTCTGCTCCAGCACTGCCTGGAGGTCGAGCCCCGCCGGGTCCATGACGCCCCCCCTGGAATCGGCGATCCCGGTGACGACGATGCCCAGGTCCTTCTTCGCGAGCATCGAGACGACACCTCTTCCGACCGATCCGAGCCCGAGAATTGCTACTTTCATATGCTCTCCTCCATCGGTTCGACGAGGAGCAGATCTTTCTTCTTCGCCACTGCCCTGAGGATCTCCATCGCCGTCTCCATGTGCGCCGCATTTGTTGCAGAGACGGTCAGCAGGGCAGAGGAACGCTGGGCGATCCCCGGCATGGTCATATGGATCTCGACCACCTCGGCAAAACCGGTGCAGTCGATCTGGTCCACGGTGTCGGAGAGGTCGGTGTGCATCAGGTGTCCGATCATGATGACGCTCCGCTTCATCAAAAGCCGCTCTTCGCCCATCCTGAGGATGGAGACGCCTCTGGAGGTGAGACTCTCCACAAGGCCGTCGACCCGGTCCTCAGGGATGTCGAGGACGACCTGGACGATTCTGGTCTTCGAGCGGAGGGTCGGGTCCCACTCGTGGATGACCGCAATGATGTTTCCGCCAGCCTCGGAAATCGGCTTGAGGGCCGCCACCAGCTGACCCGGGGCGTCCTTCACCTCGATCTTCATGGAAACCTGCAACAAACCACCTGTGTAGTATTCTCACGCCGGCAAGATAAGCCTTTTATCGTTCTGGGGCGTCAGAGACCGACCGCTGACGGCAACCCCTCCCCGGGTGTATCAAAGGTATAATATATTTATAATGTGGCCGCATACGATCAGGTATATCAGGTTAAGTGGTCCCTGCTTACCGTCCGAATGCAAGAATTGTCTTGTTTATGGCCACCCGAAACGGGTGTCCCTCTGATTTGGATGGGGTTTGGCAGTGCACCTGCATCGTCGACAGTGTTGTCGTCCTGTCTTGGGACCCCTCGATCAGCCCTCAGCGGAGGCGTTCATGGATCAGGAAATACAAAAACCGAAACTCGTTATTCATTCTCTGTATAAAATTTTTGGCAACCGCCCGAAAGCGGCCCTCTCTCTTCTTGAAATGGGCCGCTCAAAAGAAGAGATTCTGGAGGAAACCGGGCAGACCGTCGGCCTTCAGGCGATCGACCTCGAGATCCTCGAGGGCGAGATCTTCGTGATCATGGGGCTCTCGGGTTCAGGGAAATCTACCCTGCTCAGGTGCCTCAACCGTCTTATTCCTCCGACCTCCGGGAAGATCCTTCTTGACGGGATCGATATCGCCTCCCTGGACGAGGCGGCGCTCCGCGAGGTGAGGCGGAAGAAACTCGGCATGGTTTTCCAGAACTTCGCCCTCCTGCCGCACCGGAGCGTGGTCGAGAACGTCGCCTTTGGACTGGAGGTCCAGGAGATCCCGGAGAGCGAGCGGCTGGAAAAAGCGCGGCAGACCCTTGAAATGGTCGGGCTCTCCGGCTATGAGGAGAGCATGCCCGACCACCTCTCCGGCGGGATGAAGCAGCGTGTCGGCCTCGCCCGGGCGCTTGCGAGCGATCCCGATATTCTGCTCATGGACGAGGCGTTCAGCGCCCTCGATCCCATAATCAGGGCCGGGATGCAGGACGAACTCCTCGACCTCCAGAACGCCCTGAACAAGACGATCGTCTTTGTGACCCATGACCTCGACGAGGCCCTGAAGCTCGGGAATCGGATCGCTCTGATGAAGGATGGCCGGATCATTCAGGTCGGCACTCCAGAGGAGATCCTGACCGCCCCGGCGGACGAGTATGTGGCAAGGTTCGTTGCCGGCGTCGATATGACCCGGGTGCTCACGGCAGAGGGCGTCATGAAACCCCCTGAACCTACCGTCTGGATTGAGTCCGGGCCGAGGGTCGCGCTCAAACTGAT
Above is a window of Methanofollis tationis DNA encoding:
- a CDS encoding amino acid-binding protein; the encoded protein is MKIEVKDAPGQLVAALKPISEAGGNIIAVIHEWDPTLRSKTRIVQVVLDIPEDRVDGLVESLTSRGVSILRMGEERLLMKRSVIMIGHLMHTDLSDTVDQIDCTGFAEVVEIHMTMPGIAQRSSALLTVSATNAAHMETAMEILRAVAKKKDLLLVEPMEESI
- a CDS encoding quaternary amine ABC transporter ATP-binding protein produces the protein MDQEIQKPKLVIHSLYKIFGNRPKAALSLLEMGRSKEEILEETGQTVGLQAIDLEILEGEIFVIMGLSGSGKSTLLRCLNRLIPPTSGKILLDGIDIASLDEAALREVRRKKLGMVFQNFALLPHRSVVENVAFGLEVQEIPESERLEKARQTLEMVGLSGYEESMPDHLSGGMKQRVGLARALASDPDILLMDEAFSALDPIIRAGMQDELLDLQNALNKTIVFVTHDLDEALKLGNRIALMKDGRIIQVGTPEEILTAPADEYVARFVAGVDMTRVLTAEGVMKPPEPTVWIESGPRVALKLMEEHGISSIFAVGKGKVLKGLIVVEDAVKAAKEKKSLAEILITGTPVTAPETPVRDLIGTVATSQYPVAVVDTCHRLRGVIIRGSLLGALAISGAPDEEEST